A genomic region of Nymphaea colorata isolate Beijing-Zhang1983 chromosome 2, ASM883128v2, whole genome shotgun sequence contains the following coding sequences:
- the LOC116248248 gene encoding chloroplast envelope quinone oxidoreductase homolog, with protein MASPRVMHAVQYDHYGGGASALKHVEVSVPSPKKDEILLKLEASSLNPIDWKIQEGVIRPFLPPKFPFVPVSDVAGEVVEVGPGVQNFKVGDKVVSMLNTFRGGGLAEYAVAMSRLTVKRSPEIPAEEGACLNIAALTALQALTQAAGVKLDQSGPSTNLLITAASGGVGHYAVQLAKLGNAHVTATCGSRNLDLVKRLGADEVLDYKTPEGAALKSPSGKKYDAVIHCATGIPWSTFEPNLSEKGKVIDITPGATALMTSVIKKLTFSKKSLVPLLLFPKAENLQLLVNLTKEGKLKTIIDSKFPLSKAEEAWAKIMDGHATGKIIVTSE; from the exons ATGGCTTCTCCGAGGGTCATGCACGCCGTCCAATACGATCATTACGGCGGTGGCGCTTCAGCTttgaag CATGTTGAGGTTTCAGTTCCATCTCCAAAGAAAGATGAAATTTTATTGAAGTTGGAAGCATCGAGCTTGAACCCTATTGATTGGAAAATTCAGGAAGGTGTGATAAGACCATTTCTTCCACCTAAATTTCCATTTGTGCCAG TTTCAGATGTTGCTGGGGAGGTTGTTGAGGTTGGTCCTGGTGTTCAGAACTTCAAAGTAGGGGACAAAGTGGTTAGCATGCTTAACACATTT AGGGGAGGCGGCCTGGCTGAATATGCAGTGGCAATGTCTAGATTGACTGTTAAGAGATCCCCAGAGATACCTGCAGAAGAAGGTGCATGTCTAAACATAGCTGCCCTTACAGCTCTGCAGGCACTCACCCAGGCTGCTGGAGTCAAGCTTGATCAAAGTGGGCCATCTACTAACCTTCTGATAACTGCTGCATCTGGTGGTGTTGGCCATTATGCGGTCCAGCTAGCAAAGCTTGGCAATGCTCATGTCACTGCCACTTGTGGGTCTCGCAACCTTGACCTGGTTAAGCGCTTAGGAGCTGATGAAGTGCTTGATTATAAGACACCAGAAGGGGCAGCTTTGAAGAGCCCTTCAGGCAAGAAGTACGACGCTGTTATCCACTGTGCAACAGGCATACCATGGTCAACGTTTGAGCCCAATCTGAGTGAAAAGGGTAAGGTGATCGACATTACTCCTGGGGCAACAGCTCTGATGACTTCCGTGATAAAGAAGCTGACCTTTTCAAAAAAGTCCCTGGTCCCTCTATTGTTGTTTCCTAAAGCTGAGAACCTGCAACTCTTGGTTAATTTGACGAAAGAAGGAAAGCTGAAGACCATAATAGACTCGAAATTTCCCTTGTCCAAGGCTGAAGAAGCCTGGGCTAAGATCATGGACGGTCATGCTACTGGAAAGATCATAGTGACCTCCGAATAG